In the Spirochaetaceae bacterium genome, one interval contains:
- the aspS gene encoding aspartate--tRNA ligase — protein MKAKRSHRINQINRNLSGQQVTINGHVHRLRNYGAFLFINVRDRSGLIQCVVDDTATERLMALAKSLKNEYCIAVNGKVRERTAENINAEQERGDIEIAVESIHIFTQSLVPPFVIEDGESQAKEDLRLKYRFLDLRSGAMQQRIKVRHQTVFAVREFFNNEGFYEIETPILIKSTPEGARDYVVPSRIYPHTFFALPQSPQLYKQILMVGGMEKYFQIARCFRDEDPRGDRQPEFTQIDVEMSFVEQEDIFNVGEKLISHLFHKIMNITLATPFTHLTYYEAMNTYGSDKPDLRYGLKLIDFSALAAQSSFEALATSLGQKNGAVKALIVKNYAEGFSRKKAGNLEDIAKKYGLGGLAWLKYTNEGLEGGAAKFFSNLLPNLEEFGLQKGDVILIAAGNWTKVCASLGIIRQTVAKELNLYKPNDFAFCWITDFPLFEYDEDLGKWQAMHHMFSMPKAEYIDKLETDPAAVIGQLYDLVLNGYELASGSLRIYDPALQQRVFDIVGYPTELAEERFGFLLESFKYGAPPHGGFAIGLDRLVMLLTGVENIREVIAFPKNTQGIAMLEEAPAPIEEQQLKELHLTFNVPEPKN, from the coding sequence ATGAAAGCTAAACGAAGTCATCGTATTAATCAAATCAATCGTAACCTTAGCGGCCAACAGGTAACCATTAACGGCCATGTACACCGTTTACGCAACTACGGGGCCTTTTTATTTATTAATGTGCGCGACCGCAGCGGCCTTATTCAGTGTGTGGTAGACGATACAGCAACTGAGCGGCTCATGGCCCTAGCCAAAAGCCTAAAGAACGAATATTGCATCGCCGTAAACGGCAAAGTAAGGGAGCGCACCGCCGAAAATATTAATGCCGAACAAGAGCGCGGTGATATTGAAATAGCGGTAGAATCTATTCATATTTTTACGCAGAGTTTGGTACCGCCTTTTGTGATAGAAGACGGCGAAAGCCAAGCGAAAGAAGATTTACGCTTAAAATACCGCTTTTTAGATTTACGCAGCGGGGCTATGCAGCAGCGCATAAAGGTACGCCATCAAACAGTTTTTGCTGTGCGCGAATTTTTTAACAACGAAGGCTTTTACGAGATAGAAACCCCTATCTTAATTAAAAGCACCCCTGAAGGGGCACGCGACTATGTGGTGCCCAGCCGTATTTATCCGCACACTTTTTTTGCTTTACCGCAGAGCCCGCAGCTTTACAAGCAAATTTTAATGGTGGGTGGTATGGAAAAATATTTTCAGATAGCCCGCTGTTTTCGTGATGAAGACCCGCGCGGCGACCGCCAGCCCGAGTTTACACAAATTGACGTAGAAATGAGTTTTGTAGAGCAGGAAGATATTTTTAACGTAGGAGAAAAATTAATTAGCCACCTCTTTCATAAAATTATGAATATAACTTTAGCTACCCCTTTTACACATTTAACTTATTACGAAGCTATGAATACCTATGGCAGTGATAAACCCGATCTGCGTTACGGCTTAAAGTTAATAGATTTTAGCGCCTTAGCGGCTCAAAGTAGTTTTGAAGCCCTAGCCACCTCCTTAGGACAAAAAAATGGGGCCGTTAAGGCACTTATCGTTAAAAATTATGCCGAAGGATTTAGCCGTAAAAAAGCCGGTAACCTAGAAGATATTGCCAAAAAATATGGGCTTGGCGGTTTAGCTTGGCTTAAATATACCAACGAAGGTTTAGAAGGTGGTGCCGCTAAATTTTTTAGTAATTTGTTGCCCAATCTCGAAGAATTTGGTCTGCAAAAAGGTGATGTTATTTTAATAGCGGCCGGCAACTGGACAAAAGTATGCGCCAGCTTAGGGATTATTAGGCAAACGGTTGCTAAAGAACTTAATTTGTATAAACCAAACGACTTTGCTTTTTGCTGGATTACCGACTTTCCCCTTTTTGAGTACGATGAAGATTTAGGCAAATGGCAAGCTATGCACCACATGTTTAGTATGCCTAAAGCCGAGTATATCGATAAACTCGAGACCGACCCGGCGGCGGTAATTGGCCAACTATACGACCTCGTCCTTAATGGTTACGAACTCGCCAGCGGTTCGCTGCGTATTTACGACCCGGCTTTGCAGCAGCGTGTTTTTGATATTGTAGGCTACCCAACCGAGCTAGCCGAAGAACGTTTTGGCTTTTTACTAGAAAGCTTTAAATACGGCGCTCCGCCGCATGGTGGGTTTGCCATTGGCCTAGACCGTTTAGTTATGCTTTTAACCGGTGTAGAAAATATCCGTGAGGTAATAGCCTTTCCTAAAAACACACAAGGTATTGCAATGCTGGAAGAAGCTCCTGCACCTATCGAAGAGCAGCAGCTTAAAGAACTGCATCTAACATTTAATGTGCCGGAACCTAAAAATTAA
- the dnaA gene encoding chromosomal replication initiator protein DnaA — protein sequence MFFDKDILTHALTTLSTNNEITQNDVDSFNNRAEFAGFDGKVVTILANSPYYRDRLSDKLKKKLERILSEFEGINIVINFEVNQEKQRQEIIVPAGDEQPPVKKSGKPKALPKGLLPENNFDTFVAGENSEFAFGVAKKIAEKPNDKTHNPCFIYGGVGLGKTHLLQAIGNQIYHNQNDAKIIYITGREIYEDISKWLLNPDHKKNNVRQKYTEADVLLIDDVHVLEGKTATQDMLYHVFDELQGQAKPIVFTSDRAITELKKITPRLLSRFGFGIMVDLQPPNFETKVAIINKKLQLQERSLSSEVIEFIATNVKTNVRDLESTIKTLLAYNDITGKNITTEIARNQLKAVLQNSSAQGDNTITIDLVQKVVSSYFNITPGDLKSKGKRKSIVYPRQLAMYIIREITEYSTSEIGREFGGREHATVLHACEKIEKLKVSLPETGRTIQSLIRAVHEANSGL from the coding sequence GTGTTTTTTGATAAAGATATTTTAACCCACGCCTTAACAACCTTAAGTACCAATAACGAAATTACCCAAAACGATGTAGACTCCTTTAATAACAGGGCCGAATTTGCCGGCTTTGATGGTAAAGTAGTTACCATCTTGGCTAACTCGCCATATTACCGTGATAGGTTATCGGATAAATTAAAAAAGAAACTGGAACGTATTTTAAGTGAGTTTGAAGGTATTAATATTGTTATTAATTTTGAGGTAAACCAAGAAAAACAGCGGCAAGAAATTATCGTTCCTGCTGGTGATGAGCAACCGCCCGTTAAAAAATCCGGCAAACCTAAAGCTTTACCTAAAGGTTTATTGCCCGAAAATAACTTTGATACCTTTGTGGCCGGTGAGAATAGTGAATTTGCCTTTGGGGTAGCCAAAAAAATTGCCGAAAAACCTAATGATAAAACTCACAATCCTTGTTTTATTTATGGCGGGGTAGGATTGGGTAAAACTCATTTACTGCAGGCCATTGGTAACCAAATTTATCATAACCAAAACGATGCCAAAATTATTTATATTACCGGCCGCGAAATTTATGAAGATATTTCTAAATGGTTACTTAACCCCGACCATAAAAAAAATAATGTTAGGCAAAAATATACCGAAGCCGATGTATTGCTTATAGACGATGTGCATGTGCTGGAGGGCAAAACGGCCACACAAGATATGCTTTACCATGTTTTTGATGAGCTGCAAGGGCAAGCTAAACCCATTGTTTTTACCAGCGATCGTGCCATTACCGAGTTAAAAAAAATTACCCCTCGCCTTTTAAGCCGCTTTGGTTTTGGTATTATGGTAGATTTACAACCACCCAACTTTGAAACTAAAGTAGCCATCATTAATAAAAAATTGCAGCTGCAAGAACGCAGCCTAAGCAGCGAGGTTATCGAGTTTATTGCCACCAATGTAAAAACTAACGTGCGTGATTTAGAATCTACCATTAAAACTCTTTTGGCTTATAACGATATAACCGGTAAAAATATTACTACCGAAATTGCCCGTAATCAACTAAAAGCGGTGCTGCAAAATAGCAGTGCGCAAGGCGATAACACCATTACCATCGACCTTGTGCAAAAAGTAGTTAGCAGCTACTTTAATATTACCCCCGGCGACCTTAAAAGCAAAGGCAAACGTAAATCGATAGTTTACCCGCGTCAATTGGCTATGTATATTATCCGCGAAATAACCGAATACTCTACCAGCGAAATTGGCCGCGAATTTGGCGGGCGTGAGCACGCCACCGTGCTGCACGCCTGCGAAAAAATAGAAAAACTTAAAGTTAGCCTGCCCGAGACAGGGCGTACCATTCAAAGCCTGATACGCGCCGTGCACGAAGCTAATAGCGGACTGTAG